The Miscanthus floridulus cultivar M001 chromosome 17, ASM1932011v1, whole genome shotgun sequence genome has a window encoding:
- the LOC136518687 gene encoding coiled-coil domain-containing protein SCD2-like isoform X2 — protein MDRLSRPASPGGGGLGYASRRGLYVQAASHHHQAGGGSAQTSPGGSPKELSPVHRHARAGSLGGAGAASTAGRRAGVGAGAGARAQNSAARAAAQRLARVMGGGAGGDAGSGSDDDDDYELSGPPIELSNTPRRTSTRSPSPSIGRYLADQTQVGRPPSLTNRYTAGKSVPMIPSIKRPATSGAGAGAGSESPMPNRREQRRSVDLGSSLRARRTSSSLNDEINTLQVENESMYDKLAEERSDDGDAKSMHMEREDSDIGDAVETEPILISRKDAALEQRKIAMRIASRRSSSASCNEIATLKSEAKVTSNLVTSVSRRVKSARSELRSLQATANRMMLSQEELEEVVLKRCWLARYWTLCSKLGIHSDIAEEKKEYWSSFAPRALEAVLSIGQKARDGTLSDNADMESRSKMSDVNDISSDGNIETMLSVEKGLRELASLKVEDAIMLTLAENRHIKPLSGQASEGRSPSESLELSAEEREDVRFKQAWLTYFWRRAKNHNVEEDIADERLHFWIEQSNHPVTTSDVIEVERGLHELKKLGIESQLWDATRRALDDDLSNHGSPTGSEA, from the exons ATGGATCGCTTGTCGCGGCCGGCTAGCCCGGGCGGCGGCGGGCTGGGGTACGCGTCGCGGCGGGGCCTCTACGTGCAGGCGGCGTCGCATCACCACCaggccggcggcggcagcgcgcagACATCGCCCGGCGGATCCCCGAAGGAGCTGTCCCCAGTCCACCGCCACGCGCGGGCAGGGTCCCTCGGTGGCGCCGGCGCGGCCTCCACCGCGGGCCGCCGCGCGGGggtcggcgccggcgccggcgcccgcgCGCAGAACAgcgccgcgcgcgccgccgcccagCGTCTCGCGCGGGTcatgggcggcggcgcgggcggggaCGCCGGCAGCgggagcgacgacgacgacgactacgAGCTTTCTGGTCCCCCCATCGAGCTCTCCAACACCCCGCGCCGCACCTCCACCCGATCCCCTTCCCCCTCG ATAGGCCGTTACCTTGCGGATCAGACGCAGGTGGGCCGGCCGCCGTCGCTGACCAACCGCTACACGGCTGGGAAGTCGGTCCCCATGATCCCGTCGATCAAGCGGCCGGCGACCAGCGGTGCGGGGGCCGGGGCTGGTTCAGAGTCGCCCATGCCGAACCGAAGGGAGCAGAG GAGATCAGTTGATCTTGGAAGCTCATTGAGAGCTCGTCGTACATCTTCTTCTCTTAATGATGAG ATTAACACACTTCAAGTGGAAAATGAAAGCATGTATGACAAA CTTGCAGAAGAAAGGTCTGATGATGGAGATGCCAAATCCATGCACATGGAGAGAGAG GATTCTGATATTGGTGATGCAGTAGAAACAGAGCCAATTTTGATTAGCAG GAAAGACGCAGCACTAGAACAAAGAAAG ATTGCTATGCGAATTGCTTCGCGAAGGTCCAGCAGTGCAAGCTGTAATGAGATTGCAACCCTTAAGTCAGAAGCAAAG GTTACTAGTAATTTGGTTACATCTGTGTCTCGGAGAGTGAAAAGTGCTAGATCAGAACTGAGATCTCTTCAGGCAACAGCCAACAGAATGATGCTGTCACAGGAAGAGCTG GAGGAGGTGGTGCTAAAGAGATGTTGGCTGGCCCGCTACTGGACATTATGTTCTAAACTTG ggaTACATTCTGATATTgctgaagaaaaaaaagaatacTGGTCCTCATTTGCACCGCGTGCACTTGAAGCAGTCCTATCAATTGGGCAAAAGGCAAGAGATGGAACTTTATCAG ATAATGCTGACATGGAGAGCAGAAGCAAAATGTCTGATGTAAACGATATATCTAGTGATGGCAATATTGAGACCATGCTTTCAGTTGAGAAAGGATTGCGTGAATTGGCTTCACTCAAG GTAGAGGATGCAATCATGCTTACTTTGGCTGAAAATCGACATATCAAACCTCTCTCAG GCCAAGCTTCTGAGGGTCGGAGCCCTTCTGAGTCATTAG AGTTAAGTGCGGAAGAGCGAGAAGATGTACGCTTCAAGCAG GCATGGTTGACCTATTTCTGGAGGCGGGCCAAAAATCACAACGTAGAAGAAGATATAGCTGATGAGCGACTACATTTTTGGATAGAACAAAGCAATCACCCAGTTACTACAAGCGATGTAATAGAAG TTGAGCGAGGACTCCACGAGCTGAAGAAGCTGGGAATCGAGTCTCAGCTGTGGGATGCGACGAGGAGAGCTCTCGATGATGATTTAAGCAACCACGGGAGTCCAACTGGATCTGAAGCTTAG
- the LOC136518688 gene encoding uncharacterized protein encodes MLCSPSGAKSVPKQLPGLLSAAMIGALYHTLRSDDPAAAFPILRAMSTETPSPASQRRRQCAAAVAAAAAACLAPLVVFLAVLVLVPSLIPRLLLRPHHVVPYVASGELRALAFDAAASAVTYNLSAVLRFDGPPNLYARRYTGIRAAPFYAGQELGAAVALPGFTQRSGGGNALPVAWAGVQRVPPGRRARAVAAALARERAEGWISVKIAVRAAQDSTESDFACVLSFPVPHKRDGGGAGNGAAPGVFDGGSCIDAVRTEF; translated from the exons ATGCTTTGCTCTCCGTCAG GAGCAAAAAGCGTACCAAAGCAGCTTCCAGGGTTATTAAGCGCAGCAATGATCGGAGCCTTGTATCACACACTGAGGAGTGACGATCCAGCAGCTGCATTCCCCATCCTGCGAGCCATGTCCACGGAGACGCCGTCGCCGGCGAGCCAGCGGCGACGGCAGTGCGCGGCAGCAGTGGCAGCCGCGGCCGCGGCTTGCCTCGCGCCTCTGGTCGTGTTCCTGGCGGTGCTCGTCCTCGTGCCGTCCCTTATCCCGCGGCTGCTCCTCCGGCCGCACCACGTCGTCCCCTACGTCGCGTCCGGCGAGCTCCGCGCCCTGGCCTTCGACGCCGCGGCCTCAGCCGTCACGTACAACCTCTCCGCCGTGCTGCGGTTCGACGGCCCGCCGAACCTGTACGCGCGCCGGTACACGGGGATCAGGGCCGCGCCGTTCTACGCCGGGCAGGAGCTCGGTGCCGCCGTGGCGCTGCCGGGTTTCACGCAGCGCAGCGGTGGAGGAAACGCGCTGCCGGTAGCGTGGGCCGGCGTGCAACGCGTGCCGCCTGGCCGGCGCGCTCGCGCCGTGGCCGCGGCGCTCGCTCGGGAGCGTGCCGAGGGATGGATCAGCGTCAAGATCGCCGTGCGCGCCGCGCAGGACAGCACGGAGAGCGACTTCGCGTGCGTGCTGAGCTTTCCGGTGCCTCACAAGCGCGACGGTGGTGGCGCTGGCAATGGCGCCGCCCCAGGGGTGTTCGATGGCGGCAGTTGCATCGACGCCGTACGCACCGAGTTCTAG
- the LOC136518687 gene encoding coiled-coil domain-containing protein SCD2-like isoform X1: MDRLSRPASPGGGGLGYASRRGLYVQAASHHHQAGGGSAQTSPGGSPKELSPVHRHARAGSLGGAGAASTAGRRAGVGAGAGARAQNSAARAAAQRLARVMGGGAGGDAGSGSDDDDDYELSGPPIELSNTPRRTSTRSPSPSIGRYLADQTQVGRPPSLTNRYTAGKSVPMIPSIKRPATSGAGAGAGSESPMPNRREQRRSVDLGSSLRARRTSSSLNDEINTLQVENESMYDKLAEERSDDGDAKSMHMEREDSDIGDAVETEPILISRKDAALEQRKIAMRIASRRSSSASCNEIATLKSEAKVTSNLVTSVSRRVKSARSELRSLQATANRMMLSQEELEEVVLKRCWLARYWTLCSKLGIHSDIAEEKKEYWSSFAPRALEAVLSIGQKARDGTLSVHVVTDNADMESRSKMSDVNDISSDGNIETMLSVEKGLRELASLKVEDAIMLTLAENRHIKPLSGQASEGRSPSESLELSAEEREDVRFKQAWLTYFWRRAKNHNVEEDIADERLHFWIEQSNHPVTTSDVIEVERGLHELKKLGIESQLWDATRRALDDDLSNHGSPTGSEA; the protein is encoded by the exons ATGGATCGCTTGTCGCGGCCGGCTAGCCCGGGCGGCGGCGGGCTGGGGTACGCGTCGCGGCGGGGCCTCTACGTGCAGGCGGCGTCGCATCACCACCaggccggcggcggcagcgcgcagACATCGCCCGGCGGATCCCCGAAGGAGCTGTCCCCAGTCCACCGCCACGCGCGGGCAGGGTCCCTCGGTGGCGCCGGCGCGGCCTCCACCGCGGGCCGCCGCGCGGGggtcggcgccggcgccggcgcccgcgCGCAGAACAgcgccgcgcgcgccgccgcccagCGTCTCGCGCGGGTcatgggcggcggcgcgggcggggaCGCCGGCAGCgggagcgacgacgacgacgactacgAGCTTTCTGGTCCCCCCATCGAGCTCTCCAACACCCCGCGCCGCACCTCCACCCGATCCCCTTCCCCCTCG ATAGGCCGTTACCTTGCGGATCAGACGCAGGTGGGCCGGCCGCCGTCGCTGACCAACCGCTACACGGCTGGGAAGTCGGTCCCCATGATCCCGTCGATCAAGCGGCCGGCGACCAGCGGTGCGGGGGCCGGGGCTGGTTCAGAGTCGCCCATGCCGAACCGAAGGGAGCAGAG GAGATCAGTTGATCTTGGAAGCTCATTGAGAGCTCGTCGTACATCTTCTTCTCTTAATGATGAG ATTAACACACTTCAAGTGGAAAATGAAAGCATGTATGACAAA CTTGCAGAAGAAAGGTCTGATGATGGAGATGCCAAATCCATGCACATGGAGAGAGAG GATTCTGATATTGGTGATGCAGTAGAAACAGAGCCAATTTTGATTAGCAG GAAAGACGCAGCACTAGAACAAAGAAAG ATTGCTATGCGAATTGCTTCGCGAAGGTCCAGCAGTGCAAGCTGTAATGAGATTGCAACCCTTAAGTCAGAAGCAAAG GTTACTAGTAATTTGGTTACATCTGTGTCTCGGAGAGTGAAAAGTGCTAGATCAGAACTGAGATCTCTTCAGGCAACAGCCAACAGAATGATGCTGTCACAGGAAGAGCTG GAGGAGGTGGTGCTAAAGAGATGTTGGCTGGCCCGCTACTGGACATTATGTTCTAAACTTG ggaTACATTCTGATATTgctgaagaaaaaaaagaatacTGGTCCTCATTTGCACCGCGTGCACTTGAAGCAGTCCTATCAATTGGGCAAAAGGCAAGAGATGGAACTTTATCAG TTCATGTGGTGACAGATAATGCTGACATGGAGAGCAGAAGCAAAATGTCTGATGTAAACGATATATCTAGTGATGGCAATATTGAGACCATGCTTTCAGTTGAGAAAGGATTGCGTGAATTGGCTTCACTCAAG GTAGAGGATGCAATCATGCTTACTTTGGCTGAAAATCGACATATCAAACCTCTCTCAG GCCAAGCTTCTGAGGGTCGGAGCCCTTCTGAGTCATTAG AGTTAAGTGCGGAAGAGCGAGAAGATGTACGCTTCAAGCAG GCATGGTTGACCTATTTCTGGAGGCGGGCCAAAAATCACAACGTAGAAGAAGATATAGCTGATGAGCGACTACATTTTTGGATAGAACAAAGCAATCACCCAGTTACTACAAGCGATGTAATAGAAG TTGAGCGAGGACTCCACGAGCTGAAGAAGCTGGGAATCGAGTCTCAGCTGTGGGATGCGACGAGGAGAGCTCTCGATGATGATTTAAGCAACCACGGGAGTCCAACTGGATCTGAAGCTTAG